From Cyanobacteriota bacterium, one genomic window encodes:
- a CDS encoding aspartate kinase — protein sequence MALIVQKYGGSSVGSIERIQAVAGRVVRTVNAGHRVVVVVSAMGKTTDSLVKLARELSNNPSRREMDVLLSTGEQVSIALMSIALQELGQPAISLTGAQVGIVTEAEHTRARILSIETDRLQYHLDQGQVVVVAGFQGVTDTTTMEVTTLGRGGSDTSAVALAAALKADCCEIYTDVPGILTTDPRLVPEAQLMSEITCDEMLELASLGAKVLHPRAVEIARNFGVPLVVRSSWSDDPGTRVLAPSLPPRSLQTLELSRPVDGVVCDRNQAKVALLRVPDRPGIAARLFSEIARHSLDVDLIIQSIHDGNTNDIAFTVTKDSLTQAEAIAHAFLASIDPSAGTPVSTLDAVVDADVAKISIIGAGMIGRPGVAAHMFSTLAAAGINIQMISTSEVQVSCVVAIQDCDRATTALRQAFDLDNSLPMPVLTNPNSAPNDPNDSAAATPLIRGVALDRQQAKLAIRQVPDRPGMAARLFQLLADKGISVDMIIQSQRCRIVNNIPTRDIAFTVALGDADDAHAALSAAAPDLEWGEIVIDRNVAKVSVVGSTMIGQPGVAARMFTALAEQQINIQMIATSEIKISCIIAADQGVTALQAIHSAFGLSGTQTIQVAAP from the coding sequence ATGGCGCTAATCGTGCAGAAATACGGGGGGTCATCCGTTGGGTCGATTGAGCGAATTCAGGCTGTGGCAGGCCGGGTGGTACGAACCGTCAATGCGGGGCACCGTGTGGTGGTTGTGGTGTCAGCCATGGGCAAGACTACAGATAGTTTGGTGAAACTAGCTAGAGAATTATCCAACAATCCTAGTCGACGAGAAATGGATGTGTTGCTGTCTACGGGAGAGCAGGTGTCTATTGCCTTAATGAGCATTGCCCTACAAGAACTAGGACAACCTGCCATTTCCCTCACGGGCGCTCAAGTTGGCATTGTGACCGAAGCTGAGCACACCCGTGCCCGCATCCTCAGTATCGAGACCGATCGTCTTCAGTATCACCTGGATCAAGGACAGGTAGTTGTTGTTGCAGGCTTTCAAGGGGTTACTGATACTACCACTATGGAGGTGACTACCCTAGGACGGGGTGGTTCTGACACCTCAGCCGTAGCCCTTGCTGCTGCCCTCAAGGCCGATTGTTGTGAAATTTACACCGATGTTCCCGGAATTCTTACTACGGATCCCCGCCTAGTGCCCGAAGCCCAACTGATGAGCGAAATTACCTGCGATGAAATGTTGGAGCTAGCTAGCCTGGGTGCTAAGGTCTTGCATCCTAGGGCAGTGGAAATTGCCCGCAACTTTGGAGTGCCCCTAGTGGTGCGATCCAGTTGGAGTGATGATCCCGGCACCCGCGTTCTAGCACCATCACTGCCTCCCCGCTCTCTACAAACCCTCGAATTATCGCGACCTGTAGATGGGGTAGTGTGCGATCGCAATCAAGCCAAGGTTGCCCTGTTGCGGGTACCTGATCGTCCTGGAATTGCTGCCCGGTTGTTTAGCGAAATTGCCCGCCATAGCCTGGATGTAGACTTAATCATTCAATCGATTCACGATGGCAACACCAACGACATTGCCTTTACGGTTACCAAAGACTCTTTGACCCAGGCGGAGGCGATCGCCCATGCCTTCTTGGCCAGCATTGATCCCTCAGCAGGCACCCCTGTGTCAACGCTGGATGCTGTTGTGGATGCAGATGTTGCCAAGATCAGCATTATTGGTGCAGGCATGATTGGTCGTCCTGGAGTGGCTGCCCACATGTTCTCTACCCTGGCAGCGGCTGGCATCAACATCCAAATGATCTCTACCTCAGAAGTGCAGGTTAGTTGTGTTGTAGCTATTCAGGATTGCGATCGGGCTACCACTGCTCTCCGTCAAGCATTTGATCTCGACAACAGCCTACCCATGCCTGTGCTCACCAACCCCAATTCTGCACCAAATGACCCTAATGACTCTGCGGCAGCTACACCACTGATTCGTGGCGTTGCCCTCGATCGTCAACAGGCTAAACTCGCTATTCGGCAGGTGCCCGATCGCCCAGGCATGGCTGCTCGTCTGTTTCAACTGTTGGCAGACAAAGGCATCAGTGTTGACATGATCATCCAGTCTCAGCGTTGCCGCATTGTTAACAACATACCTACCCGTGATATTGCTTTCACCGTAGCACTGGGGGACGCTGACGATGCCCATGCTGCTTTGTCAGCCGCAGCGCCTGACTTGGAATGGGGTGAAATTGTAATCGATCGAAATGTTGCTAAGGTCAGCGTGGTTGGCAGCACCATGATTGGACAACCAGGAGTCGCAGCCCGGATGTTCACCGCCCTTGCCGAGCAGCAGATCAACATTCAAATGATTGCTACCTCTGAAATTAAAATCAGTTGCATCATTGCAGCCGACCAAGGAGTCACTGCTCTCCAGGCCATTCATAGTGCCTTTGGTTTATCTGGCACCCAAACAATTCAAGTCGCTGCTCCCTAG
- a CDS encoding cytochrome c biogenesis protein CcdA: MVESLQTKLYQLQHLADTIVISQLTHLSLLSVGVIFLAGLLTSLTPCMVSMLPLTIGYIGGYEAKTRVQAAVQSTWFALGLATTLAALGLGAALLGNVYGQVGIGLPIIVSVVAILMGLNLLEALPLPLPAFDAARFIPNHVANSTRSYLLGLTFGLVASPCSTPVLATLLAWVSTTHDPLLGAVLLLAYTAGYSAPLIIAGTFTATLQTLLAFRRWSAWITPASGAILVGFGVFSLLSRLSFI; the protein is encoded by the coding sequence ATGGTTGAATCCCTACAAACCAAACTGTATCAGCTTCAGCATTTGGCTGACACGATCGTAATCTCCCAGCTTACCCATCTCTCACTTCTGAGCGTAGGGGTGATTTTTCTGGCGGGGTTGCTCACTAGTCTCACACCTTGCATGGTATCGATGCTGCCGCTGACGATCGGCTATATTGGGGGCTACGAAGCTAAAACCCGTGTACAGGCTGCTGTGCAATCTACTTGGTTTGCCCTAGGACTAGCGACAACCTTAGCAGCCTTAGGTCTAGGGGCGGCCTTGCTAGGCAATGTGTATGGTCAAGTGGGGATTGGTTTGCCGATTATCGTCAGCGTTGTTGCTATTCTCATGGGTCTAAACTTGTTGGAAGCGTTGCCATTGCCCTTACCAGCCTTTGATGCCGCCAGATTCATCCCCAATCATGTAGCAAATAGCACCCGCTCCTACCTGCTAGGATTAACCTTTGGTTTAGTAGCTTCCCCTTGTAGCACGCCTGTGTTGGCCACCCTGTTAGCATGGGTATCTACTACCCACGACCCACTGCTGGGAGCTGTGCTATTGCTAGCTTACACAGCTGGCTATTCAGCCCCACTCATCATTGCAGGCACCTTTACAGCAACGCTGCAAACACTGCTGGCCTTTCGGCGCTGGTCTGCCTGGATTACACCTGCTAGTGGCGCTATTCTAGTTGGGTTTGGTGTGTTCTCTCTGCTGTCTCGCCTCTCGTTCATCTAG
- a CDS encoding thioredoxin domain-containing protein — MLVGLALTSCTAKTTASSSDPELEAKVLEIIRKNPQVILDAVQAYRQEQEANRRKAQQEFLDNMLNNPKAVIDRSPTMGSTDQSIVLVMFSDFQCPYCAEAHKEIKAFMEKHRDQVTFAYKHLPLVSIHPEALPAAKAAWAAMQQGKFWEYQDALFTNQDKLGDQQYIAIAKSLGLDVDKFNRDRASDDAAKAIQTDVELAESLGINGTPFLIMNGEVVEAGPELPTQLEATLAKVKQAKTKK, encoded by the coding sequence TTGCTAGTAGGGTTGGCATTGACGAGTTGCACTGCAAAAACAACCGCTAGTTCTTCTGATCCAGAACTGGAGGCCAAGGTACTAGAAATTATTCGCAAGAATCCGCAGGTAATCTTAGATGCTGTACAAGCCTATCGGCAAGAACAAGAAGCCAATCGGCGCAAAGCCCAGCAAGAGTTTCTTGACAATATGCTGAACAATCCCAAGGCTGTGATCGATAGGTCGCCTACCATGGGTTCAACCGACCAATCGATTGTGCTGGTTATGTTTTCTGACTTCCAGTGTCCCTATTGCGCCGAAGCCCATAAGGAAATCAAGGCATTTATGGAAAAACACCGAGATCAGGTTACCTTTGCCTACAAGCATCTACCGCTAGTATCAATTCACCCAGAAGCGCTACCAGCCGCAAAAGCAGCGTGGGCAGCCATGCAACAGGGCAAGTTCTGGGAATATCAAGATGCTTTGTTTACCAACCAGGATAAGCTAGGCGATCAGCAGTATATAGCGATTGCTAAGTCTCTAGGATTAGATGTGGATAAGTTCAATCGCGATCGGGCTAGCGATGATGCGGCCAAGGCTATTCAAACCGATGTGGAGCTAGCTGAATCTCTAGGTATTAATGGCACTCCGTTTCTGATTATGAACGGAGAAGTGGTGGAAGCGGGGCCTGAATTGCCCACTCAACTGGAAGCTACCCTAGCTAAGGTAAAGCAAGCCAAGACGAAGAAATAG